In a genomic window of Anaerolineales bacterium:
- a CDS encoding HEAT repeat domain-containing protein, whose product MPSITSPNVDKLKSNADIEGLLGIINNQEDDQLRRDAIAALGELGDAPAVDALISVVRDCKASERITATYALGNAGETAIEPLIELLGERKIPLWNAALRALEIIGKPAVEYLTPLFGGERSGEVITLLEKIGDPSAVEPLLDFLDADEGYANKICLALGKLGDSRAVEPIIAVLKNSTDFRGRSAAARALGQLGDTRAIEPLISALRDEHQLVRSEAADALGRMGKDAVIPLLSALEDENKEVRSSAADALAITGDARAVEPVIAVLGVEVALTRALRNGNAGFARLLIDSGAETDWSKFLMEEAILDHASSVELLLDLGADASAVNERTGLNALHTAVQKSCYETVRMLVEKGADVNARQQDVVSPDKIRIQKMNNSKAALSDAAAESIRMVQLLIELGADIDVQSSGGYTPLMVAAGRGKTDIVKELLKAGANANLKSTNGETALGIARKKGYSETAAAIQEHIV is encoded by the coding sequence GCGATCGCCGCCCTCGGCGAGTTGGGTGATGCGCCTGCCGTCGATGCGCTGATCTCTGTCGTTCGAGATTGTAAAGCGTCAGAAAGGATCACAGCTACCTATGCGCTGGGAAATGCCGGGGAAACCGCCATTGAGCCGCTCATCGAACTGCTCGGAGAACGTAAAATTCCGCTTTGGAACGCCGCACTCAGGGCGCTGGAGATCATAGGTAAACCTGCAGTTGAGTATCTCACACCTTTGTTCGGCGGGGAGCGCAGTGGTGAAGTCATCACCTTGTTGGAGAAGATCGGTGACCCAAGCGCTGTCGAGCCTCTCCTCGATTTTCTGGACGCAGATGAAGGCTACGCGAACAAGATTTGCCTCGCCCTGGGTAAATTGGGAGACTCCCGGGCGGTGGAGCCGATTATCGCTGTGCTCAAGAACAGCACCGATTTTCGTGGAAGAAGTGCTGCCGCACGTGCCCTGGGTCAATTGGGAGACACGCGTGCGATCGAGCCGCTCATCTCTGCTCTCCGAGATGAGCACCAACTTGTGCGCAGCGAAGCTGCGGATGCGTTGGGAAGAATGGGGAAAGATGCTGTAATACCGCTTCTAAGTGCGCTGGAGGATGAGAATAAGGAGGTTCGCAGCAGTGCGGCGGATGCATTGGCCATCACCGGCGATGCGCGGGCAGTGGAACCTGTGATTGCGGTTCTTGGTGTCGAGGTGGCATTGACGCGAGCCTTGCGGAATGGCAACGCCGGATTTGCCAGGCTGCTTATCGATAGCGGAGCAGAAACTGATTGGTCCAAATTTCTCATGGAGGAGGCTATTCTTGATCATGCCTCCAGCGTCGAATTGCTTCTCGACCTGGGGGCTGATGCGAGTGCAGTGAACGAACGTACGGGGTTGAATGCGTTGCATACTGCAGTACAAAAAAGCTGTTATGAAACCGTCAGGATGCTGGTTGAAAAAGGTGCAGACGTAAATGCGAGGCAGCAGGATGTTGTCAGTCCGGACAAAATTCGCATTCAGAAGATGAACAATTCCAAAGCAGCACTGTCTGACGCAGCGGCTGAATCGATAAGAATGGTACAGCTCTTGATTGAGCTGGGCGCCGATATCGATGTACAGAGTTCCGGCGGATATACGCCATTGATGGTGGCCGCAGGTCGCGGAAAAACCGACATCGTGAAGGAGCTACTCAAAGCGGGTGCGAATGCAAATCTAAAGTCTACGAATGGCGAGACAGCCTTGGGCATCGCCAGGAAAAAAGGGTACTCCGAAACGGCAGCTGCGATACAGGAACATATAGTGTGA